The window CTATCTGTTGTTCACCGACGCCAGTGCCAGCCTGCGTTACCGCGCGGTGCCCGACCGCTTCCTGTACTTCCCCGACTTCGGGCTGGGCCGCCGGGCGTGGGACGCGCTGCAGATACCGGTGGGCGTCGCGTTCTTCTTCCGGAACTCCGCACTCGACCGCACCGTCGCGTTCTACCCCGGACCGGCCGGCGCCACCGAATCCGAACTGGACACGGCGGCGTGGGCGGCAGCGACGTGTGATCCGCGAGTGGGGCTGCTGGCCGATGACGTCGAAGCCCTCCTGGTCCGCGTGCCCGACGATCCCGCCGCTCCGGAATCTGATGTCGCCGGCATCCCGGCTCCGGAATCTGATGTCGCCGGCCTCCCGGCTCCGGAATCTGATGTCGCCGGCCTCCCGGCTCCGGAATGCTTCCTGGTGCCGATCGACGCCTGCTACGAGTTCGTCGGCGGACTTCGACTGCTGTGGCGGGGATTCGACGGCGGCGCGCAGGCGCGCGACTTCATCGACGGGTTCTTCGCCGGCGTCGCCGAACGCAGCGTGGTCCAGCTGCCATGACGGCCCCCACACCGGATGTGACGTTCAGCGTGCTGGACGTCACCCCGGAACGGTATGCGGTGTCGCCGATCCTGGAGGCGCACATCGGCATCTCGAGCACCGGCGACGAGTCCATCCATGCCATTGCGCTGCGCTGCCAGATCCGGATCCAGCCACTGCGACGGGCCTACACCGACGAGGAGGCCGCCGGACTGCTGGACTTGTTCGGTCCGCGCGAGCGCTGGTCGGCCACCCAGCAGGCCTTCCCGTGGCTGCATACGACGTCAATGGTGCCCGGCTTCACCGGTGCCACCAGGTCCACGCTGTCCCTGCAGTGCACCTACGACGTCGAGGTGGCGGCCTCGAAGTACTTCCACGCTCTGCGCGACGGAACGATCCCGCTGCAATTCCTCTTCAGCGGAACCATTTTCGGCG is drawn from Candidatus Mycolicibacterium alkanivorans and contains these coding sequences:
- a CDS encoding DUF5947 family protein: MTSTLEVLSRIRTGRTAPQPVGERCEMCASPVADEHQHVVNVAARQLMCVCRACYLLFTDASASLRYRAVPDRFLYFPDFGLGRRAWDALQIPVGVAFFFRNSALDRTVAFYPGPAGATESELDTAAWAAATCDPRVGLLADDVEALLVRVPDDPAAPESDVAGIPAPESDVAGLPAPESDVAGLPAPECFLVPIDACYEFVGGLRLLWRGFDGGAQARDFIDGFFAGVAERSVVQLP
- a CDS encoding DUF6084 family protein yields the protein MTAPTPDVTFSVLDVTPERYAVSPILEAHIGISSTGDESIHAIALRCQIRIQPLRRAYTDEEAAGLLDLFGPRERWSATQQAFPWLHTTSMVPGFTGATRSTLSLQCTYDVEVAASKYFHALRDGTIPLQFLFSGTIFGAGERGLRVRHVSWDCEDSYDMPVAVWRDLIAQHYPNSGWLRLSHDSIATLSEFKSRSGLLDLDDAISALVAGATQKTACTNGSSGERR